The genomic DNA TAGAGCTGGGAGAAAAAGAAGCAGAGGGAATTTACTCAAACTTTGCCATACTCACACACTCTCCGGCAGAGTTTATTCTGGATTTCACAAGAATATTTCCGGGTACAACCAAAGCTAAAGTAATGTCACGTATTATAATGACTCCTCAGCACGCAAAAATGTTTTTGAATGCTTTTAAGCAGACAGTTGATAATTTTGAGAATCAGTTTGGAGAGATTAATTTGAATACGATGAACCACCCTTCTAATCAGGGATTCGGATTTCAGGTTCCGCAGAAGCCAAAAAAAGACGAAAAGATTAATTAAATCAGATTTATTTATTGATTTTAAGCAGATAGTAAAAGGCAACTAAAGAGAAAACAATATTTGCAAGCCAGGCTGTGAGAAGCGGCGGAATATCTCCGTTATAACCAAAAGTTTGTGAAATTTTAAGAAATCCAAGGTAAATAAAGCATACAAGTATACTTATACCGAACTGCAGGGCAGCTCCGCCTTTTCTGCGGTTTGAAGATAGCGAAACTCCGAAAATGATAGTTACAAGTCCGGCAAAAGGATATGATATACGTGAATAGTAATCTACTTTAGTTTTGGTAACATCCTGACCCGTACGCTCTTCACTTGCTATAAACTCCTGCAAATCTG from Bacteroidota bacterium includes the following:
- a CDS encoding DUF3467 domain-containing protein, whose product is MNNNDDNNQLPQQQINIELGEKEAEGIYSNFAILTHSPAEFILDFTRIFPGTTKAKVMSRIIMTPQHAKMFLNAFKQTVDNFENQFGEINLNTMNHPSNQGFGFQVPQKPKKDEKIN